The genomic stretch CATTACCACTGGAACTTTTTTAAACGGTCTTATTCACGTTGGATTTAACAAGCTTGAAGCAGGTCGCGTGGGCGAGCTAAGCTCTACAAATTTAAGCTCAAGTCTTGCAAGTTTAGGGCTTAAAATGGGCAGGCTAAAAACCGGAACTTGTCCAAGGATAGATGCCAAGACGATTGATTTTAGCGTGCTTGAAAAGCAAGGCGGAGATGAAAATCCAAAGCCGTTTAGTTTTAGAACCGAGAATTTTAGCCCTACCCAACTGCCTTGCTACATCGCTTATACAAACGACATCACGCACGAAACTATCCGCTCAAATTTCGATAAAGCGCCTCTTTTTACGGGGCAAATCGAGGGTGTCGGACCAAGATACTGCCCAAGCATAGAAGATAAAATAAATCGCTTTGCAGATAAAGAGCGCCACCATCTTTTTATCGAGCCTCAAACCCTTGAAGCGACTGAATACTACATCAACGGCTTTTCAACGAGCCTTCCTTACGAGGTGCAAGTTAAGATGCTGCGCTCGGTAAAAGGCTTTGAAAAGGCTCGCATAGTTCGCCACGGATATGCTATCGAGTACGATTATGTCGAGCCTACCGAGCTAAAACACAGTTTAGAAACCAAAAAGATAAAAGGGCTTTACTTAGCAGGCCAGATAAACGGCACGACAGGATACGAAGAAGCAGGCGCACAAGGGCTAATGGCAGGCATAAATGCGGTTTTAAGTCTGGAAGAAAAAGAGCCTTTAGTCTTGCGCCGAGATGAAGCGTATATCGGCGTGATGATAGATGATCTGGTCACAAAAGGCACAAAAGAGCCTTATAGAATGTTTACCAGCAGAGCAGAATACCGTTTGCTTTTGCGCGAAGATAACGCGATCTTAAGACTTGGCTCATACGGACGCGAACTTGGGCTGATAGATGCAAAAACTTATGAAAAAATAGAAAGTATAAGAGCAAATTTAGCTAAAGGGCTTGAAATTTTAGAAAGTCGTGAGCTAACTCCGTCAAAAGAGAATTTAGCCATGCTTGCAAGCTTAAATGAAGATATCATCAGCGAAAAAATAACGCTTCAAAAGATAGTTGCCAGAAAGAGCTTTAACGAGCAAAAACTGCGCAAACTGGATGAATTCTTTGAAAATTTAGACGAAGCTAGCTTGGAGCAAATTTTAATCGAATGCAAATACAAGCACTACATAAACGAACAAAAAAACCAAATCGATAAAATGAAAGATATGATGAGCATCAAAATTCCTGAAGGCTTTAGCTTCCGCGGTATCAGCGGGCTTAGTAACGAAGTAGTAGAAAAACTTGAAAAATTTGCGCCGCCTACGCTATTTGCAGCAAGTGAAATTTCGGGCATTACACCTGCTGCGATTGATATTTTACACATTTATATTAAGCAATTTTGTCAAAGTCAAAATAAAATGAGAATAGGAAATAAAAATTGATAATATATACAATAAAAAATGAGAATGGAAATGAGGAGAAACAAAACCACTAGGAATATAATCCCAGAATTTATGGCAAAAAATCCTAAAGATATTTTTGAAATTCTACTCCCAATAAGACTAATGCTTAATAGTGATGATTATGCAAATAATAAATTCAAGGTTATAATAAAAAACCATGAAAAAAATTATACTTTTAGCTACAATCTTTCTCCGGAGCTACTTTTTACTCATTTTCCTGTCAGGAAGTATTTCTTGAATAGGTGTAAAACAACAGAAATAATTAATAATGAGATACAAAGATTTAACTTTAATATCAATACTTATATGATAAATAAAGATAACACATTTAAATTAGAAGAACTGATAGAAGAAAGTGAAATTTTTTATCTTTTTTAATAGGCATAGTTAAAGGAACTAAGATACCATTGGATATATTTTTCTTCTATACTCTACTGCTTCTTGTTTTAAGCGTGGTATTTTTATCATTTGGATTTTTAATTTCAAGCATAGTAAAAAATCAGGAGATGGGTCAAGGCGTTGCTTTCTTGCTCTGGCTTGTTTTAATAGCCTTTTTAGACATTGCTCTTATAGGCTTAATGCTTAAAAGCGCTATTAGAGAAACTACGATCTATACTATCGCTCTATTAAACCCTATTGAGCTTTTTAGGATAGCAGCTATTAGTCTTTTTGATCCTAATTTGGCCGTTATAGTTCCTGCTGCCTATTTTATACTCGATAAATTTACACCTGCAATGTTTATAATATATAAATTTGGATATTCAATCATAATTAGCATTCTTTGCTTTCTTATTGGATATTATGTGTTTTCAAAAAAAGATTTAGTGTAAGGAACAAAATGAAAAAATTTTCTATTATCCTGATTTTGTTTTTAAATTTTGCCTATGGGCTTGATAAAAATGATCCATATTTTTCCGATACAAACTCAACCTGCCCTATTAAATTTATAGATGTTTTTAAAAGTCCAAATTTTGTAGCCGTTATAGAATATAAAGACAATAAAAAAATCCTTTTTAGCTCATCAAAACAGATGTTTCACTATTTTTACAAGCTAAACCACCACTTTGTGCCTATAAACAGGCTTTTAGTTACCGATTTTAAAACTGGAGAGCTAATTGAAGCCTCTGAAGCGTTTTATGTTTTTGGCTCTAGGATAGTTAGTGCAAGCGGTGATGATCTGATACCATTTGCACTAGAGGCTGATGCAAAAGAATTTGCGAGCAAAAACTCAGGTCATGCCATATTACCATTTTCAAAGATTACGGCTAAACTAATTGATTATTTAAATTAGCCGACTCTTACCTTTAAAAGCCTTAGCCACATTCTTTATATACAACATATCAATATGATATTACAATGTAAATTATTTCTAAATTTTAGTATCAATTCAATTGATTTAAATCAATTGAATATTATTATCATTTCTGATAGAATAGCCGTTTTATTACTATTTAAAAAGGATTTCTATGCAAAGAAAAGTTATGCTAAGCTTTGCTCTTGTCGGTGTTTTAATGGCTAATGACAATATTGATCTTAAAGCCTTAGATAGCGTTACTGTAACCGCTCAAAGATCTTCTCAAAACATGGATCAAATCAGCAAAAGCATATCGGCAATAAACAAAGAAACTATTGAAAGAAAAATCGGCACTAGTGTCCCTTCTTTAATCAGCGAGGCACCGGGGGTATCGATGGTAAATGAAGGAATGGACTCAGGAACTATAAACGTTCGAGGATTTAGCTCGTCTGATTATAGAGTTCCTATGTTTATTGACGGACTTAGATTTAGAGGTAGGCCAGCATTTGAATATTCTATTTTCAGCCCTGATCAAATAGAGAGAATTGAGATCATAAGAGGTCCTGCCAGCACGCTTTATGGTACAGACGCCTTTGGCGGTATAGTAAATTTGGTAACAAAAAGAGCAAGCGGAGATGTCTTTGGAGAATTTAAACTCTCTGATACCTACATAAGCTCACAATATCAAAGCGTAAATAAAGGGACACAAAATCGCCTACAGCTCGGGTTTGTCGGAAATGGATTTGACGCTTTACTTGGATTAAATTATAAAAACGGCAAAGAATATAAGACCCCTGCCGGAAAGATAGATAATACAAACTATAGTTATAAAAGCTTAGACTTTAAAGGCGGATATAGCTTTGCCGACCATCATAGAATCGAACTTGTAACAAGATACACCGAGTCTAAAAGAGGTGTTGTCGGCACCTCTGTAGGAGCTCCAGGAACAGCTAACAAAAAAGGATTTCAAAAATATATCAGAGAAGATCCTCTCAGGGAAAAATATATAGCTATTAATTATGATGCCAATATAAATAACAAAATTATTTTAGACTCTAGCTTATACTATAGAGAGCTTTTTACGCATCTTAACATAAGACCGTATATAGGCTCATTCTCACCAAGACAA from Campylobacter sp. RM16189 encodes the following:
- the mnmG gene encoding tRNA uridine-5-carboxymethylaminomethyl(34) synthesis enzyme MnmG; translated protein: MDNYDVVVIGGGHAGIEACTAAAKMGKKTLLITILAEQIGAASCNPAIGGLAKGHLVKEIDALGGAMGLATDATGIQFRVLNESKGPAVRGSRAQIDMDRYRVYMRNLLLNTPNLEISQEIATEILTQNGEITGVKTHLENTYGAKKLIITTGTFLNGLIHVGFNKLEAGRVGELSSTNLSSSLASLGLKMGRLKTGTCPRIDAKTIDFSVLEKQGGDENPKPFSFRTENFSPTQLPCYIAYTNDITHETIRSNFDKAPLFTGQIEGVGPRYCPSIEDKINRFADKERHHLFIEPQTLEATEYYINGFSTSLPYEVQVKMLRSVKGFEKARIVRHGYAIEYDYVEPTELKHSLETKKIKGLYLAGQINGTTGYEEAGAQGLMAGINAVLSLEEKEPLVLRRDEAYIGVMIDDLVTKGTKEPYRMFTSRAEYRLLLREDNAILRLGSYGRELGLIDAKTYEKIESIRANLAKGLEILESRELTPSKENLAMLASLNEDIISEKITLQKIVARKSFNEQKLRKLDEFFENLDEASLEQILIECKYKHYINEQKNQIDKMKDMMSIKIPEGFSFRGISGLSNEVVEKLEKFAPPTLFAASEISGITPAAIDILHIYIKQFCQSQNKMRIGNKN
- a CDS encoding ABC transporter permease subunit, which codes for MDIFFFYTLLLLVLSVVFLSFGFLISSIVKNQEMGQGVAFLLWLVLIAFLDIALIGLMLKSAIRETTIYTIALLNPIELFRIAAISLFDPNLAVIVPAAYFILDKFTPAMFIIYKFGYSIIISILCFLIGYYVFSKKDLV
- a CDS encoding nitrous oxide reductase accessory protein NosL yields the protein MKKFSIILILFLNFAYGLDKNDPYFSDTNSTCPIKFIDVFKSPNFVAVIEYKDNKKILFSSSKQMFHYFYKLNHHFVPINRLLVTDFKTGELIEASEAFYVFGSRIVSASGDDLIPFALEADAKEFASKNSGHAILPFSKITAKLIDYLN